The Agrobacterium vitis region CTTATGCAGTGCAAGGTACCGGATGAGCGACGGCAGCAGTTGCTGGCCTCACAGGATTGACCCATGGACGCTGTCGAACTCGCGCGGCAGCGTGCCGCGGCGCTTCACGATGAGGTGGTCTCCAAGGGCGCTGACCCTTGGGATCCCGAGGCGCTCGTTAAAGCCGCCGCATCCAGTCTGGAATTGGACATCGAGCTTGTCGAGCCAGGCAGCGCGATCCTGGAGGGCGGTCGGGCACAGTTCGATCCAATAAATCGTGCCATCAGGCACGAGGACTCGGGAACAACCTTCTTCAAGGCCTTCCTGGTGGGCCACGAGCTCGGTCACGCCACGCTCGGCGACGACCGGGTCGAGCACGTCGCCCACGACGTCGATCCCACGCGGCCAGCGGAAGCTTCCCCCGTTGGCGAGGATCGGGTCGTCGACTACAGCCGGCGGCAGCGCCGCGAGGTCCAGATGGACCTGTTCGGTCGCGAGCTCCTGCTACCGCGCAAACGGGCTCGCGCACTCCACCTTGACGGCATGACGGCATCAGAGATTGCGACGAGGCTGGGAGCCCCCTTCGACGTCGTCGCGCTACAGCTTCTCGATGCGCTGCTGCTTCCGGCGGTCGAGCCGGACCCCGACGAGGCCGAGGTAAGGCCTCCGAAGCCGCTCAATGATGAGCAGCGCGAGGCTGCACGGCATCGTGGGGTCCCCTATCTTCTCGAGGCCGGACCGGGAACGGGAAAGACGCAGACCCTTGTCGGGCGGGTCGCCGGCCTCGTCGATGAAGGAAACGACCCCCGATCGATTCTTGTGCTGACTTTCTCCAACAAGGCTGCCGGAGAACTATCCGAGCGCATCGCCGGACTGCGGCCAGAGGCAGCGTCGGCGATGTGGATCGGGACATTCCACGCCTTCGGTCTCGATCTGGTGCGAAGATACCACAAGCAGTTGGGCTTCCCGAGAGAGCCCCGCATGATGGATCGCAGCGAGGCGATCGCGATCATGGAGCGCGAATATCTCGCACTGGACCTCACCCATCATCGGGAGTTCATGAATCCCGATCGTCCCCTCAAGGACATGCTCACCGCGATATCCCGGGCGAAAGACGAGGTCGCGGACGCTGACCGCTACGCCGCGCTGGCGCGGGAGATGCTGGATAGGGCCACCGACCCCGAGGCCCGCAATGCCGCTGAGCGGTGCGCCGAAGTCGCGCTTGTCTATGAGAAATACGAGGAGTTGAAGCTCGCGGCATGCGCCGTGGACTTCGGCGATCTCGTGTCTCTGCCCGTAAAGCTGCTCGAGTCCGATGCCGAGGCAGTCTCGATTCTGCGCGCGACATATAGCCATATCCTCGTCGACGAGTATCAAGACGTGAACCGCAGCAGCGTGAGGCTGCTCCAGAGACTGACGGATGTTGGCAAAAACCTCTGGGCCGTTGGTGACGCGCGGCAGGCGATCTACAGGTTCCGCGGCGCATCCTCATTCAATATGTCGCGATTCAAGACCGAGGACTTTCCTGGTGGTACTGGTGATCGGCTGCGTCTCAACTATCGATCGACGCCCGAGATCGTTGGCGCATTTTCGAATTTCGGGGGGGGCATGCAGGCTGGCATTGGCGATGCCTCCCTCAAAGCAGATCGACCGTCCAGCGGTGTCCCGCCAGAGCATTTGACCTTCGGTGACAATGACGACGAGGCGGACGCACTCGCCGACGAAATTCTGCGCCATTCTCAGGACGTCGCCTTCCGCGACCAGGCTGTGCTCTGCCCCGGCAACGACCGGCTCAACCGCATGGGTCGTGAACTGGAGCGACGCGGAATTCCGGTCCTCTACCTCGGCAATCTCTTCGAACGACCCGAGGTCAAGGATCTGCTGTCCGTTCTGTCGTTGCTCGTCGACAGGCGGGCCATGGGATTGGTGCGTAAGGCCTCGCTCCAGGGATTGTCGACCGGGCTAAGTCTGCCGGGTGCCGCAGCGGTGGTCGAGCACCTTCGGCAGGTGGAAGCCGGACCGCTCGCCTGGGCCGGTTCATTGCCCTCACTGCCAACCCTGGACGCCGCTGACACTGAGGCCATGCACCGGGTGGCCGGCATGCTGGACGGCTTTGGCACCGATGCGCTTCCCTGGTCCGTGCTGGCGCATGTCATGCTCGATCGGACACGAACGGCGGCGCTGATCGCTTCGACGGACGATATCTCGAGTCGCGCCATGGGCGTGGCGATCTGGCAGCTGATGGGCTTCCTGCGCGCTCAACGTGCAGGGCCGGGTTTGCCGATCCACCGCACGCTCGACGGGATCAGGCGACTTGTCCAGCTCGCCGATGAACGGGATCTTCGACAGATTCCGCTGGCCGCTCAGGGCATCAACGCGGTCCGGCTGATGACGATCCATGGTAGCAAGGGTCTCGAGTTCCCCGTGGTACACGTCATGGGTCTGAATAAGGGGAGCATGCCCAGCACTGCACGTAAGCCGGCCTGTCCGGTGCCAGATGGCATGATCGCTGGCGGAGAAGGCGGAACGATCGCTCTGGCTGCTGCGGATCACGCTCTCGAGCAGGAATGCCTTTTATATGTCGCCGCCTCTCGTGCCCGGGACCGCCTCCTGCTTTACTCAGCGACCCGAATGGCGAACGGCAACCGGCGCAATCCCTCGGATTTCATAGCACGGTTAGGTGTAACGAAAACCCGCGCGGCAACGCCGCACGCGGATCGGAAACCGGACCCCGAGGATGAACCGCTCCCGATCGTATTGGGGCCTGAAATCAAGGTCACGACAGCGCAACTGGATCTGTATGATCGGTGCCCACGGCGCTTTTTGTACACCCATGTGCTTGGCGTCGGCGGTCGACGCACGCCAACAACCATGACGACAATGCACGATCTGGTCCGCGCCATCGTGACGGAAATCGCCGCCACTGATCCCTCCGTCGTGTCGCTTGGTGACATGGAGAGACTGCTGGAGCAGAGATGGTCTGAAGGGCCACTGGCTGGGGACGAATATCGGCTGCACCGTGAAGTTGCGACCCTGCTTGTCCAGCGGTTCGTGGCGATGCGCGCGGGTACAACCCGCTCGATACCGCCTTCTCTCCAAACAGGGCTCGGAACGACTACCGTCTCGGCAAATGCAGACGATGTCGTGATGACGCCTAATGGACGGCATATCGTGCGAATGGTTCGGACCGGTCACCGATCCTCCAAAACCGGACAGGGCCTCGCCGACGCCGCCTTCCAGATGGCGGCCGCCAACTCACTTCCCGGCTGCACGGTCGAGATCGTCCACCTCGGCGATGACGATCACACTACAAGGGTCGAGTTCGACCATAAGGCGCTCGGCAAGAGAACAGAAAAGCTTGCCGAAGTCTTCGCGGCGATCGAGGGCGGAAACTTCACGCCTAAGCGATCCGACCGCACATGCCCCTTCTGTCCCGCCTTCTTTACCTGCGGTCCAGTGGCCGACGGCAGGCTGCAAAAAAATCTCTGACCAAAATTACCGGTCGGCCGATGCTGGCGAGATTAACCCTGTGAGACCGACGCAATCAGGCCGAGGTCCACAGGAAAACAAAATATGTCTCTTATCGAAAACCCCGACATCGACGATGTCGCACTCGCCGTGCAGGAAGATCGCCCCCTGCGCCCCGGTCGCTACCGGGTCTCGCTCGCTGTCGACAGCGTAGATTTCCACCCGCTTATCCTCGACGATCCGGTTCCGCTCGGCCGCCAGATCCTGAAGAAGGCCGGCATTAACGACATCGATGGTCACTCACTGTTCGTGATCACGTCCGAAGGCGACTTCGAAGATGTCCGGGCGGATGAGGAGGTCGATCTGCGCGATCGTGCCGCCTTCCGCTTCATCACTTTCAGCACCGACCCGCTCTACCGCGTCAAGCTCAACGAGGCGCGCATCGTGTGGGGCCGTTCTTCCATCCCTGAAGCGGTGCTGCGTGCGCTCGCCGGCATCGGCAGTGACGAGGCGGTCTTCCTGGAGGTGCGTGGCGGCAAGGACAAGCTGATCGAACCGGGCACCGATGCGGATCTCGCCGCCAACGGCGTCGAGAAGTTCATCACGGCGCCCAACAAGGTCACCTACACGTTCTTCGTCAACGGCAAGGCCTATGAGACCGATAAGAAGAAGCTGACCGGCGCGCAGATCAAGGCGATGGTATCTGACTGGGATCCGCAGCATGACCTGTCGCTGGAGGGCGAGGGCGATGACCCGGACCGCATCATCGCCGATGATGAGGCTGTGAGCCTCGTTCCGAAGCATGGTGTCCGCCGTTTCTCGTCGGTCCCCAAGGCGAATTTCGGCTGATGCCCGGCGTGTTCGACATGCAGCTGGAGCAGCTGCGGGAGCGCTTCGGCGACGTTCAGACCCGGCAGTTGCCGAGCGGCACCACGCTCGTCACCGTGCCGGGCGTCCGCCTGCCGGAGGGGTGGTCGAAGTCGTCGACCACCATCCGCTTCATCGTCCCGCCTGGATATCCATTTGCGCAGCTCGACTGCTTCTGGGCGGATCCCGATCTCCTTCTTGCGCATGGAGGTCCACCACAGAACTCCGCGTCAACTCCCGTCCCGGAGACCGTCGAGCCGGCACTCTGGTTCTCGTGGCATTTGACGGGACCATGGAACCCCAACCGCGACAGTCTGTCGACGTGGATGAATGTGGTGATCGATCGAATGAGGCAGGTCCAATGAGCCGCGTCCGCTTTCCTGCACCTCTCTACTCCGATCTGGCGTCGATGTTGCTCGACGCCAATGACCTGGAGAGCTGTGCCATCGCCTATGCCCATCACGATGCGCATAGTGACACATGGATCGTCGCCGACGCCAGACCCGTGCCGGACGATGCGTATGAGAGCCGTACCTGCGTATCTGCGATCCTCAAATCGTCTTTCCTCATCGAGGTTGCAAACCGCAGCAGGGTCACCGGCATGGCCGTCATCGCGATCCACACGCATCCGGCCAGCCCCGGCCATCCGCATTTTTCGCCGGTCGACGATGCGGGCGAGACGGAACTGGATTCGTATTTTGTTCGGCGAGCGGCACCAGTGCCACATGTCGCACTGGTGATCGGGCCGCAGGGCTGCCGTGCGCGCCCTCTCGGAAAGGACGATGAGATCGACGTATGGGAAGTGGGAGAGAGGCTCATGCTCCATTCGCCCATGCACGGCGTGTCCGATCAGGAACGCGACGACCGGCAGGTCAGGGCATTCGGAGCGCCGGGGCAACGGCTGCTGCGCCGCCTCCACTTCGGCGTGATCGGTGCGGGTGGGACGGGATCGCTCGAGTGCCAGCAACTTGCCCATCTCGGCGCCAGGCAGATCACGGTGATCGACCACGACCTAGTCGAGGAGACGAATCTTAATCGCCTCGTCGGCTCTGTCCCCTCAGACGTTGGCCGGCCGAAGGTCGAGGTCGCGGCTAGGATGATCCGCGCCATTAACCCTGATGCCAAGGTGGTCCCCCTTCAAGCCGACATCGTCGACGAGGAGGTAGCTAAGCTCATCACAACCTTCGATTTCGTGCTGTTGTGCACGGATTCCCATGCGAGCCGGGCGGTCGTCAACCAAGCTGCCTACCAGTATTTGGTGCCCGTAATTGATATGGGCGTCAGCATCACTGTCGCGAACGGAGCCGTCAGCCATATCACGGGACGCGTGCAGATGCTTGCGCCCGGACTTCCTTGCCTGAACTGCTCGGGCGCGCTCGACGGCGAGGCGATCCGGCGGGAGATGCTGACGCCTGAGCAGCGCGCGGCGGACCCCTATGTACAGGGCGAGCGCGAACCCCAGCCCGCGGTTTTGTCGATCAACTCTACCGTGAGTTCGCTCTCGATGACCATGCTGCTCGGGGCTGTCACGCCGGTTCCGATCAAACCACGCTATCAGGTTTATGACGGCATTCGTGGCCGAGTGAAGGAGATAGCTGTCGCCGTGCAGCCGAATTGCGTGGCCTGCTCTTCAATGGGCGCCTTCGCTAAAGGGCCAACCTGGAATCTGCCGGTCCGGCCAACACGTTACAATAGGAGCGACAAATGACAGAGCCTGCACGAATGGTCCGGTTGGTCGGCGATGCCGAGTACAGGGACCAGGCTGAAGCAAGCCTCAGCACCCCTGGCGACGCTTCCATGGTGTTTCGCTCACGACCCAGATCGATTGTCATGGCGTGCCCTGATGGGTGCGGCGAGACGTTAGTAATCAACCTGGACAGTCGCGCCGACAAGGCATGGCGCTTTGATATGCGGGGAGAAGGACTTACCCTCTTTCCCTCAGTGTGGCGTGAAGGAGGGTGCGAAAGCCACTTCATCGTCTGGCGTGGTCACATTCTGTGGTGCGACCGATTTGAGGGGGGAAATCGAGAACCGCCTTATAATCCCGAGATCGAAGCGGCCGTTCTCAGCGCAATGGACGAGGTTCAACCACGCAATGCCGTGGAACTAGCCGATGCGATCGAAGAACTCGTCTGGGACGTCAGTCGCGTCGCAAATCGGCTTGTGGGGCGCGGCCTCGCACGATCGTGGAAGATTAATGGAGGGTGGGTATTCGTGCGGGTGGTGTGACCGTGTAGCGGAGAACGATAGGCATGCTCTTGCGCGCTGCGTTCAGGTCGAACTTGCCCTGATATTCTGACCCGCCGTTGTCGAGGAACTGGTAGTAACGCCCCCGCGAAAACTCGTTTGGGTGTCAGAACAAATTTGCCTGGTAGGCAGTCGCCATGAATGACACCCGCTCTTCCAGCGGGCGGGCGCAACTCAAAAAACGTGGCTGCTGATAGTTTGAAAATGCCCCGTTTCGCGTCGCGTCGGTTAGCAAATATGGCATATGGCCTCAGTCTTCGTCTTGATACAAATCCTTGGATTCTGGCGCTGAAAACCGCACTTTGGTGTCAGCCAGCCAGAGAGGCTTAGCCCATCTCGGCTCCCTTGTTCGGCAAGGCCACCCTGATCCCAGCGATCTGGGATGAGGGCGGATGTATTGATTTCGCCGGTTTTGACGGTACTTTATCGGAGGCAAGGGATTCGAGATTTGAGGTCAATGCCTCACTGTGAAACGGTCGATAGATCCCGATAGTCCACAAAAAAATTTCTGCCCAGAAATTCCTTAAAAAACCTGCAAAATCAAAATGCTAACATTTTGACGGCCTCCATCGCGGCGCAGGGAACCAAAAAGGAAATTTTTTGCAGGAAAATCAAATCCTTAGGGCAGAAAAAATATTAGAGTGGGAGTGCCGGATACAAACGGTGGCCGTAGCGTAGTTTCGGCGGCGATTTTCGCTGGTGCCGCTCTTGTCATAGGGTCTCACCCTTTCCGTCTCTGCCTGACAGGTCGGATCTGTCTCGGGTCGAGTGGCGGCTCTTAGAGCGCACCTCGCCGCCTCTTACAACAAGAACAAGCCAAGTCGTTCGACGAGCACGCTCAAATTATCGAGAACTTCAGCAGAGGGAATATCGAGGAGAACAATGATACGCTTACCCAGCATATCATGCGCGCGGCATCGGCATACGAGACCGCTTTGAACCTGGTGGGGATGGAGGAGACGTAAACGCGCTCGTCGGGATGTGTAGACGCAGCTCTCCGGCGTTCTACCGTTGCGACACCCGTTTGCCCAGTATCACCCGAATTTCCATGGGGACCAACAAACTGGCTTAGCGGGCAACAAATAGCGGTGAATCAAAGGCGGTAATTGCCGGCAGCGACTTGTCCCACGGTTCGATGTCGATGGTCACGCTGAGCGCCGAAGGCCCCTGCCCGAGTTGGGACGTGCCGTGATCCGCAGTGAGGACATTTGGATTGCCGTGCTTGTCGAGAGAATTTTCTTTGTCTCGATCGAGTGGGTCGTACCAGGCACCGGTCGCCATCTGCACGACACCCGGCATAACATCGTCGGAAACCCTGGCAGCGCCAAGGATCTGGCCTCGCGAGTTGAACAGACGGACAATGTCACCATCGCGGATCCGCCGCTTACGCGCATCCTCGGGATGGATCGACACCGACTCGCGGCCTTTCGTCTTTGCGGCAGAACTCAACGACGTCTGATCCATCTGGCTGTGCAATCGGTGCGCGGGCTGGTTGGTCACCAGATGCAACGGATAATCCAGGCTGCCGCCCGCACCGAGCCACTCCTTTGGAGCTAGCCATACCGGATGCCCTGGGCAATCCGCGTAACCGAAGCCAGCCACCGTTTCCGAGAAAATCTCTATGCGTCCGGATGGGGTTGAGAGAGGAGACCCTTCCGGATCGTGCCGGAAGTCGGAAAACAGCACAGAATCATCAGCCGGCATTGTGATCTCCACATGACCGGCCTTCCAAAAATTGTCGAAATCGGGAAGCGAAACCGAATGCCGTTCAGCCCCTTTGCGCGCTTCGGCATAAATGCTCTGCAGCCATTGCATTTCGCTGCGATCTTGCGTGAATTCCAAATCATGCCCGGAAAGGCGTGCCAGCCCGGCGAAGATGTCGCAATCGCTTTTCGCCTCGCCCACCGGTTCGACAGCCTTCTTCATGGCCAGGATGAACCGATCCTTGGAACTGGAACCGATATCGTTTCGCTCGAGCGTGGTGGTGGCCGGCAAGGCTATATCCGCATAACGCGCAACGGTGGACCACCATGGATCGTGTACGACGACCGTCTCGGGTCTTTTCCAGGCCTTGATCAGACGATTGATATCCTGATGATGATGGAAGGGATTCCCGCCGCACCAGTAGACAACTTTGATATCCGGATAGGTCATCGATTTACCGTTGAACGCATAGGTGCTTCCCGGCGCGAGCAACATGTCGGCTATGCGGGCAACAGGGATCGCACTCCCGGCAGGGTTCGGTCCCTGTTTGAGTGAAACCGCAGGGATGGGCGTGCGCGGTTCGCCCATCCCTGCGATACTGCCGTAGCCGAATGCGAAACCCTGCCCCGGCAAACCGATGCCGCCAAGGATCGCCGCAAGCACGATCGTCATCCAGAATGGCTGCTCGCCATGATCGGCGCGCTGCAGCGACCAGTTCGTGGACACCAGCGTCCGGGATGCTGCGATCTCTTCCGCCAGCCGGAGAATGCGTCCAGCCGGTATCCCTGTGAGCCCGGCCGCCCAGTCCGCATCTCTGGGACAGCCGCCATCGGCGCCTTCCAGATAACTTGAAAACTGCTCGAAGCCGACAGTACAGCGGGCAAGGAACTCGTCATCCTGCCGGTTGTTCTTCAGCAGATGATAGGCCAATGCCAGCATCAAGGCGGTATCGCTACCCGGCCGAATCGGGATCCGTTCCGCATCGAGAAATTCGGGAGCGTCGCTCATCAGGGGGCTGATATTGATAAACCGGACACCATTGCCGCGAGCCGTTCGCATCCACATCTCCGCGGAATGAGCACCGGGTCCTCCCGAAACCACCTGGTGATTTTTCAGCGGCAAGCCGCCGAAGGCAAGGAACAGTTCGGTATGTGCGCTGATGGACTGCCAGCTTGTGGTCGCCCGGGTGATGCTGTCGGTGTTGCCGACCACATGCGGCAGGATCGCATAGCCTGCTGCAATGCTGTAGGAATGGATCTGACCTGTGTAGCCGCCACGAAGACCCAGATAGCGCTGCAATTGCGTCTTGGGATGATGGAAGCGCCCTGCGCTCGCCCAGCCATAGGATCCGGCGAAAATCGAGGAATTGCCGTGATCGGTTATCGCATTGTCGAGCACATTGGAAATGGCAGACAGTGCCTCGTTCCAATCGACTTCGACAAACGCGTCAGTCCCGCGGCCCCTGCCGCCATCTCCGTCCAGCCAACCCTTGCGGATTGCAGGACGCGCAATGCGCGTCGTGTGATGTACCCATTCCGGAATGCTTCGCAACATCGGCGACGGGAACGGATCTTTTGCAAACGGTTCGATAGCACTGAGCTTGCCGTCATCCGTTCGCACCGTGAACGCACCCCAGTGCGATGAATGTGGAAAAAATTCCGGCTTTCCATTTCGATCCATAGCTAGAGCTTTCCGGTTTCGCTATCCGGTTTCGCAATGTCGCGTCCTGCCATTCCAGCCATTTCCGCAATATGCCAGATTGGCCCGATGAGCAAATTACTGATCAGCATCCGCACGAGATGAAAACCGAGAACCAGCGGCACCGCGACGTTGAGAGCGGCTGCCGTCACGACCATTTCAGGCGTTCCTCCCGGGGCCATACCGAGAATGACGGCCTCCTTGGGCAAACCGGAAAGATATGCGACACCAAGGGCCAGAGCGGCAAGCAGCGCCGCAAGCGCGAACGAGGATATCACAGAGGCAAAAGCAAGACGCTTGCTGCCTAGAAGAAATTTGCCCGTCAACTTGACGCCCAGCGACGCACCCATGCCGATCTGCGCCGCGTTGATCAGCCAGTGCGGAAAACCGGAAGGCGCATGCCACAGTGCGGTGATTGCCATCGAGAAAAACAGGGGTCCCAGCATCCACGGATTGGCAATCCTGAATACCTGCAACACCAGCGCCGATACAAGTCCGCAAATCAGAATGAGCACCAGTCCCGGCAGATACACAGGCAGGCTCTCAGCGTGGAATATGCTCCGGGAGGAAGGATCGTTTATAAGCAGCATAAGCGGCGGGAAAGTCAGGACGACAACCACCATGCGGATCGTTTGCGCCAGGGTCACTGCGGGAACATAGGCCCCGGCTTTTTCTGCCAGAACGGGCATTACAGTGACCCCGCCCGGTACTGCGCAGAAATAACCGGTTTTCATATCCACCCTCGCCACCATCGAGAACATCCGGGCGATTGCCAGGCCCGCTAGAATGGTGAGCAGGCCGGCGAGGGCAATGGCCGGCAGTGCGCTGACCACAGCCAGAAAGACGGGTTTGGTAAAACCTAACCCGAAGCTAGCCCCAAGGATCATCAGCGCCACCGGCCTCGTCCGCTTCGGGAGCGCCGCCGGGCGAAACCAGGCAAGTATCGAGCTTGCTATCATCGCACCGATCATCCATGCCAGGGGTACGTGGAAAAGCGATAGAAGATAGCCTCCAAGCGATGCCACGACCGCCGTCGATATGAACGTAACCATGCTGGACCTTGTCTCATCGCTTGACTGTCCGAAACTTATTGCATCATTGCACTCTCATGTAAACATTAGTATACATAGGCATCCGCAATTTGGCGGAGTACTTGTTTGTGATCGTTCGAGGCCTTGTGCCGGTAGCTGCGATGGGGAAATTCATGCTCAAAGTCTATGGCCGTTCAAATTCCTCCAATTCCGCCAAAGTGTTCTGGCTGCTGGCGGAAATGGGGATCGAATACGACAGGATCGATTGCGGCGGAAGCTTTGGTGGCAACGACACGCCGGAATATCTGGCCATGAACCCCAACGGAAAGGTTCCGACCATTGAAGATGACGGTACGATCGTGTGGGAATCCAACGCCGTTCTGCGTTATCTCGCATCCCGCCACGATGCTTTCTCCTTCTGGCCTGCTGCACCCGCAGTCCGTGCAGGCATCGACCAATGGATGGACTGGAGCGCAACCACGCTTACTCCACCGATCGGGCGCGTTCGAAAAGCGCTCAAGAATGATCGCCCGGAAGCCGAGAAGCAGATGAAATCCACCGTCGACGCCTTTACCCTGCTGGATCACAGGCTCGGCAGGACTACCTTCATCAGCGGCGACACATTCTCTCTTGCAGACATTGCGTCTGCTCCTGCCGTCCATCGCTGGTTCCTGCTGGACCTTCCAAAGCCTCACCTGTCCTCTCTCGCGGCGTATCGCGACCGCCTGGCCGAGCGTCCCCATTATCAGACATTCATTGCCGGGCCGCTGTCATGATGGCGGATCGGGATTGTAGGTTAAGGTTGAACCAGATCATCAAAGTAGATTAGGAGTATACCCATCAATTTTCGAACGGATGGCCCGAGACTGGTAATGATCAAAAAAGACAGGAAACCGGAGACTGCCGGTACGCGCGATCTTGGCCGAGAGGCATATGAGCGGGTACGCCTTGCCATTCAGAACGGCCAGCTTGCCATCGGCGAACGTGTGACCGAAGTACTTCTCGCGGAGAAATTCGGCGTTTCGCGTACGCCCATTCGAGAAGCCATCTCCAAGCTGGAGGCCGATGGCCTGCTGACCAACGAGCCGCGCCGCGGACTGACGGTGACGAATCTTAATCATCAGCAGATCGTTGAACTCTACACCATGCGTGAAGTTCTCGAAGGCGCGGCCGCAAGGCTGACGGCACAGAGCGCCAGCGATACAGAACTTGCGACCCTGATCCAGCTCATAGAGACGGAAGAAAATCAGCTCGACAACCCTAGAAAACTTGCCGAGATCAATCGCAATTTCCATCGTCTCCTGGCGCTTGCCGCACACAACCGCTACCTGTTACGCAGCCTGAACCAATTGTCGGTGACCATGTCCCTGCTACCAAGTCTGCTGCAGGAGGGCGGCCGCTCCAAAAATGCACATACGGAGCATATGGCCATCGTGAGGGCGCTGGAAAAGCGTGATGGAGACGCCGCCGAAACGGCTGTCCGCCTTCATGTACGGTCTTCACAGCGCCATCGCATGATCACGACACTGGGCAACGACCAAGAGGCGGATAATTTCTAGCTGCCAGCCAAACCGAGAAGCACTGAGGCGGAAAGAGACGCAGGCACGGCTGCCTGGGAATCCAGGGTGAGAACGGCATTTGTAATGACCTCGATCTCTGTTTCCCGGCCAGCAATACGGAGACAGTCCGTGAACTTTTCACGGACATCCGAAGCGGTCACAGGATTATCGGCATGGCCTCTTGGCCGCCGCACCGGATCGCCTGCCACGCGGCGACCATCCTGATAGACAAGTGTGACCTGATCGGCAGCGGCCCATCCGTCGATCGCCGGGTCCAGTTCAAGAGCGTCTTTCCGGATGACAATGCCCATAGTCCGGGAAATTTCCGGGTCGGCAAGAAGCCCGGGTGTCAGTTCGCCCAGGCCGACCCATCCTCGGACGGCGGCGGCCGCCATGAAGAATTCGAGACTGAACCGCGCTTCGTTGACAGAGACAGGCGCGGTGTATCGCAGCGTTTTCGAATGACGCGAGCTAAGACTGACCTCGATTGCCTTCAACCGTTCAAGCTCGCCCGCGGTTGGGCGAAGCGCCAGCATCGCGTCTATCGCCCGATGGCCAGCGTAGCAGACCGGAAAACGCTTCACACTCGGTGCGATTTTCCCCAGCATCCAATCGCCGTCAGCATGGTTGAGGGCGCGGTCAATGTTTACATCTCCCGCTGGCGAAAAACTGGACAGGAAACCGGTTGCTCCCTCAAGGGCGTCGCCAGCACCGGTATAGCCCCCTTGGGCCAGGTAGGCTGCCAGCACGCCCGACTGGGCGGCTCTTCCCGCATGAAAAGGTTTGGTCATGCTGCCGAAATTGGCCAGCAGCCCTGCACCCTGCGACGCGGCATTTGCAAGGGCATGAGCCGTTATCTTCGCATCGAGCCTCAGCAACACGCTAGCCGCCGCCGCCGCCGCGATCGGCCCAAGCAGCCCGGTCGGATGGAGGCCACGCGCGTGATACATCGTTGTTTCGCGAGAAGCGAGTTCGGTCCACGTTTCGTATGCTGCCACATAGGCGAGTAACATATCGCGTCCGGAAACCGGCTGCGTCTGGGCAACGGCAAGAATAGCCGGCACCACCACCGCGCTGACATGCCCTCCGAACGCGACGTCATCGAAATCCAGCGCATGGGCTGCCGTCCCGCCAATCAGGGCGAGATCGAGGATATCGGGCGGACCAGATCCTATCGATGCCAGAGTCGATAGGATCTGGCGGACGGCGGGCTCGCCGCAACCGGCGATCATGACACCGATCGTGTCCATGAACGCCGCCGTCGCACGGCCCATAACCGCCTGCGGTACGCTCTGCGCAACGATGCCCGACACGACGCCAGCCAGTTCACGGGTAAGAGGAAATGGCATGGCGACGGGGTCCTTCTCCGGCTTCAGGCCGCACGCAGCGCCGCA contains the following coding sequences:
- a CDS encoding DUF6527 family protein, which translates into the protein MTEPARMVRLVGDAEYRDQAEASLSTPGDASMVFRSRPRSIVMACPDGCGETLVINLDSRADKAWRFDMRGEGLTLFPSVWREGGCESHFIVWRGHILWCDRFEGGNREPPYNPEIEAAVLSAMDEVQPRNAVELADAIEELVWDVSRVANRLVGRGLARSWKINGGWVFVRVV
- a CDS encoding molybdopterin-dependent oxidoreductase; translated protein: MDRNGKPEFFPHSSHWGAFTVRTDDGKLSAIEPFAKDPFPSPMLRSIPEWVHHTTRIARPAIRKGWLDGDGGRGRGTDAFVEVDWNEALSAISNVLDNAITDHGNSSIFAGSYGWASAGRFHHPKTQLQRYLGLRGGYTGQIHSYSIAAGYAILPHVVGNTDSITRATTSWQSISAHTELFLAFGGLPLKNHQVVSGGPGAHSAEMWMRTARGNGVRFINISPLMSDAPEFLDAERIPIRPGSDTALMLALAYHLLKNNRQDDEFLARCTVGFEQFSSYLEGADGGCPRDADWAAGLTGIPAGRILRLAEEIAASRTLVSTNWSLQRADHGEQPFWMTIVLAAILGGIGLPGQGFAFGYGSIAGMGEPRTPIPAVSLKQGPNPAGSAIPVARIADMLLAPGSTYAFNGKSMTYPDIKVVYWCGGNPFHHHQDINRLIKAWKRPETVVVHDPWWSTVARYADIALPATTTLERNDIGSSSKDRFILAMKKAVEPVGEAKSDCDIFAGLARLSGHDLEFTQDRSEMQWLQSIYAEARKGAERHSVSLPDFDNFWKAGHVEITMPADDSVLFSDFRHDPEGSPLSTPSGRIEIFSETVAGFGYADCPGHPVWLAPKEWLGAGGSLDYPLHLVTNQPAHRLHSQMDQTSLSSAAKTKGRESVSIHPEDARKRRIRDGDIVRLFNSRGQILGAARVSDDVMPGVVQMATGAWYDPLDRDKENSLDKHGNPNVLTADHGTSQLGQGPSALSVTIDIEPWDKSLPAITAFDSPLFVAR
- a CDS encoding AbrB family transcriptional regulator, with the protein product MVTFISTAVVASLGGYLLSLFHVPLAWMIGAMIASSILAWFRPAALPKRTRPVALMILGASFGLGFTKPVFLAVVSALPAIALAGLLTILAGLAIARMFSMVARVDMKTGYFCAVPGGVTVMPVLAEKAGAYVPAVTLAQTIRMVVVVLTFPPLMLLINDPSSRSIFHAESLPVYLPGLVLILICGLVSALVLQVFRIANPWMLGPLFFSMAITALWHAPSGFPHWLINAAQIGMGASLGVKLTGKFLLGSKRLAFASVISSFALAALLAALALGVAYLSGLPKEAVILGMAPGGTPEMVVTAAALNVAVPLVLGFHLVRMLISNLLIGPIWHIAEMAGMAGRDIAKPDSETGKL
- a CDS encoding glutathione S-transferase family protein, translating into MLKVYGRSNSSNSAKVFWLLAEMGIEYDRIDCGGSFGGNDTPEYLAMNPNGKVPTIEDDGTIVWESNAVLRYLASRHDAFSFWPAAPAVRAGIDQWMDWSATTLTPPIGRVRKALKNDRPEAEKQMKSTVDAFTLLDHRLGRTTFISGDTFSLADIASAPAVHRWFLLDLPKPHLSSLAAYRDRLAERPHYQTFIAGPLS
- a CDS encoding GntR family transcriptional regulator, which codes for MIKKDRKPETAGTRDLGREAYERVRLAIQNGQLAIGERVTEVLLAEKFGVSRTPIREAISKLEADGLLTNEPRRGLTVTNLNHQQIVELYTMREVLEGAAARLTAQSASDTELATLIQLIETEENQLDNPRKLAEINRNFHRLLALAAHNRYLLRSLNQLSVTMSLLPSLLQEGGRSKNAHTEHMAIVRALEKRDGDAAETAVRLHVRSSQRHRMITTLGNDQEADNF